The DNA window GAGCGTCGCCGCCATCCGGTCGGTGTCGACGCGCAGGTCGGTGACCAGCTCGGCGGTCTGGGAGGCGGCGACGAGGGTCCGGCGGACGAGGTCGCGCAGCGTCGCCCACTCGGCGTGCCAGCCGCCGTCGGCCCGGTCGTCGACCTGCTGCGCGGCGGCGAGGTGCAGCGTCGCAGCGAGCTGCGGGGTGGTGAGAGCCGCGCGCCGCACCAGCACCGAGAGCACGGGGTTGGCCTTGTTCGGCATCGTCGAGGAGCCGCCGCCGCTGCCCTCGGCCAGCTCGCCGATCTCCGGGCGGGACAGGGTGAGCACGTCGTTGGCGATGCGGGCGCAGGCATCCGTGCAGCCGACGAGGGCGTCCCCGATCCGGGTGACCGGGGCGCGGGTGGTGTGCCAGCGAGGTACGTCGGCCGGCGACTCCCGCCCGAGCTCGACGATCGCCGCGCGGGTGCCGGCTGCGCCGCCGAGCTGCTGCGGGAAGGCCAGGCGCGCCAGGTCGTCGTCGGCGTCGAGCACGGCCGTCAGCCAAGCCGCGATCCGGAAGCCGAACGTCGTGGGCACGGCGTGCTGCGTCAGCGTGCGCGCCACCATGGGCGTGCCGCGGTGCTCGGACGCGAGCGCGGCGAGCCGGTCGGTGACGACGCGCAGGTCGCGGCGCAGGGTCGCCACCGCCGAGTCCGCCATCCGCATCAGCGCGGAGTCGACGACGTCCTGGCTGGTGAGGCCGCGGTGCGCCTCGGGGTGCTGCTCGCGCAGGATCCGCAGCAGCGGGATCACCGGGTTGCCGCCGGCCTCGGCGTCGAGCGCCAGCTGCTCGGCGTCGACCGGGGTCGAGAACCCGCGGCCGAGCCAGTCCTCCTCCACCGCGAGCATCGCGCCCACGAAGTCCTCGGCGGAGAAGTGCGAGCCGGCACGTTCGTCCCCGGGCCAGAACAGGTCCGTCATGGGGTCAGTCTTGCGCGTGCGTCAGGAAGACGGTCTCGCCCTCGCCCTGGAGCCGGATGTCGAAGACGAAACCGCGGTCGTCGGCGCGGGCGGCCAGGCTCGGCCACTGCGCCGGCGCGGCGCCCGGGAGGTAGGCCCGGGTCAAGAGCCGGTCGAGGAGGCCGCGTGCGAAGACCGTGACCGCGAAGTACGGCGACGCGCCGCCCGGTCGCAGGGTCGAGAACTGGTAGTGCCCGGTGCGGTCGGTGGCCGCCCGGCCCCAGCCGGTGAAGGTGTAGCCGTCGCGGTGCAGCGACCCCGGGGCCTGCGGGACCGACCCGTCGGGCGCGGCCTGCCACAGCTCGATCAGCGCGTCGGGCACCGGGTCCCCGGCCCCGTCGTACACGCGACCGTGCAGCCGGATCGCGTCCGGTCGCGTCGGCGGGACGAGCTCGCTGTCGCCGGCGTACGGCAGGGCGTAGCCGAAGAACGGCCCGACGGTCTGGCCGGGCGTGGGTGCGAGCGTCATGCGTCGTCCTCCTCGAGCGGGGTGCGGTGGCTGCCGGTCAGCACGATGTCCCACCGGTAGCCGGTGCACCACTCGTGGGTGGTCACGTCGTGGTCGTACGTCGCGACCAGGCGGTCGCGGGCGGCCGGGTCGACGATGGACTGGTAGATCGGGTCGAGCGCGAAGAGCGGGTCGCCGGGGAAGTACATCTGGGTGATCAGCCGCTGGGTGAACTCGGTGCCGAAGAGCGAGAAGTGGATGTGCGCCGGCCGCCACGCGTTGTGGTGGTTCTTCCACGGGTAGGGCCCGGGCTTGATCGTCGTGAAGCGGTAGACGCCGTCGCCGTCGGTCAGGCAGCGGCCCATCCCGGTGAAGTTGGGGTCGATCGCCGCCGGGTGCTGGTCGCGCTGGTGGATGTAGCGACCGCCGGCGTTGGCCTGCCAGATCTCGACCAGCTGGTGCCGCACGGGCCGCCCGTCGCCGTCGGTGACCCGCCCGGTGACGACCATCCGCTCGCCGATCGGCTCGCCGCGGTGCTGGATGGTCAGGTCGGCCTCGAGCTCGCCGACGTCGCGCTGCCCGAAGACCGGTGCCCAGAGCTCGATGCCCTCCGGGTCCACCTGCTGCGGCGCCTTGGTCGGGTGCCGCAGGATGCTGGAGCGGTACGGCGGGTAGTCGAGCCGCACGTCGGTCTCCGTCACGCCCGCGGCGCCGTACTCCTTCGAGATCGCCTCGATCTCGGCGCTGAGGTCGGCCTGGCTGGCGAGTTCGCTCACAGGCCCGACCGTAGGGAGACCGGTGCGTGCCTGACGACGGCCGGCTTCCGTTCAGTGGAAGACTGCTCCCATGGCCGGCAACAGCGGAAACCCGGGAGCGTCCGTCACCTCGCGCGCCCTGGCGCTGCTCGGCGCGTTCGACGAGCACCACCGGCGGCTCACCCTGACGGAGCTCGCCGAGCGGGCGGAGCTGCCGACGCCGACCGCGCACCGGCTGGTCGGGGAGCTGGTCGCGTGGGGCGCGCTGACCCGCACCTCGACCGGCACGTACGCCGTCGGCCGCCGACTGTGGGACCTCGGCCTGCTGGCGCCCGTGCAGACCGGGCTGCGCGAGCTCGCGTCGCCGTACCTCCACGACCTCTACGGCGCCACCTTCGCGACCGTGCACCTGGCGGTCCGCGACGAGACCGAGGTGCTGTACGTCGACCGGCTGGCCGGGCACGCCTCGGTCCCGGTCGTCAGCAGCATCGGCTCCCGGCTGCCGCTGCACGCGACCGGTGTCGGCAAGGTGCTGCTCGCGCACGCGCCGGCCGACGTGCAGCAGCGGGTGCTGGCGGACCTGCCCCGGATCACGCCGTACACGATCACCCAGCCGGGCCTGCTCCGTCGCCAGCTCGGCCGCGTGGTGCGCGACGGCTACGCCACCACCACCGAGGAGATGAGCCTCGGCGCCTGCTCGCTCGCCGTCCCCATCCGCCGCGGCCCCGACGTGGTCGCCGCGCTGGGCATCGTGGTGCCGTCGCTCAAGGACCGCGCCAAGCTCGTCGGCGCCATGCACGTCGCCGCCCACGGCATCGGCCGCTCCCTCGGCTAGGTGTTCCGCCCAGCGGAAGACGCCCCTGCTCGGACCTGGTGACCGGAGGACAGACTGCCGGCATGCGTACCCAGGTCGCCATCATCGGCGCGGGCCCGTCCGGGCTGCTGCTGTCCCACCTGCTCGCGGCCGACGGCGTCGAGTCCGTGGTCCTCGAGACCCGGTCCGAGGAGTACGTCGCGGGCCGGATCCGGGCCGGCATCCTCGAGCAGTCGACCGTCGACCTGCTCCGCGAGGTCGGCCTCGGCGAGCGGCTCGACCGCGAGGGCGACCCCCACCGCGGCATCTACCTCCAGTGGCCCGACGAGCGTCACCACCTCGACTTCGTCGACCTCACCGGCAGGTCGGTCTACGTCTACGGCCAGACCGAGGTGCAGAAGGACCTGGTCGCGGCGTCGCACGCCCGCGGCCAGGAGGTCCACTACGAGATCACCGACACCGCGCTGCACGACCTCGAGACCGACCGGCCGTCGGTGACGTTCACCGACCGGGACGGTGTCGAGCAGCGGCTGCAGGCCGACGTCGTGGTCGGCTGCGACGGCTCGTTCGGGCCGTCGCGCGAGGCGGTCCCGCAGGCGGTACGACGTACCTGGGAGAAGACGTATCCCTACTCCTGGCTGGGGATCCTCGCCGACGTCGCCCCGTCGACCGACGAGCTGATCTACGCCTGGCACCCCGACGGCTTCGCCATGCACTCGATGCGGTCGGCGTCGGTCTCGCGCCTCTACCTCCAGGTCCCCAACGAGACCTCGATCGACGACTGGTCCGACGACCGGATCTGGGAGGCCCTCGCGACCCGCCTCGGCCACGGTCAGGACGGGTGGCAGCTCACGCCCGGTCCGGTGACCGACAAGAGCGTGCTCCCGATGCGGTCGTTCGTGCAGCAGCCGATGCGGCACGGCCGCCTCTTCCTCGCCGGCGACGCGGCTCACATCGTCCCGCCCACCGGCGCCAAGGGGCTCAACCTCGCGGTCGCCGACGTCGCGCTGCTCGCGCCCGCCCTGGTCGGCCTGCTGAGGAAGGACGACCACGGCCTCGCCGACGCCTACTCCGACACCGCGCTGCGCCGGGTCTGGCGCTGCACGCACTTCTCCTGGTGGATGACGACGATGCTGCACACGAGCGGCGATCCGTTCGACGAGCAGCTGCAGCTCTCGCAGCTGCGCTGGGTCACCTCGAGCGAGGCCGGTGCCACCGGGCTCGCCGAGAACTACGCCGGCCTGCCGATCGGGTTCTGAGCATCCGCCCGCACTCACAGCCTGCGTACAGGAAGTCCTCGGTCTATCAGCAGGATCGTCGGTTGAACTTGCGAGCATGACCGACCACGACCCGTCATCCGACGACACCACCCCGATCGGGCGCATCCAGCCCGAGACCGCGCCCCCGGCGTACGACCCCTACGGCAACCCGTACCAGGACCCGTACGCCGCCCCGTTCCAGCAGGCTGCCGCCCACCCCGCCCCGGCCACCGCCCACCGCGCCGGCTGGAGCTGGCGCTCGTCGCTCGCCGGCGCCGTCGCCGGCGGCGTCATCGCCGCGTCGATCGCCGTCCCCGTCAGCTGGGCCTTCGCCCACGACAGCGGGCAGACCACGACCGCCGACGCCCCGGCCGCCGCCCCCCAGCAGCCGCAGACCGTCCCCGGCGAGGGCTCGGGCCAGGCGCCCGACCAGGGCCAGGGTGGCGGCTTCGGCTACGGCGCCCCGGACGGCCAGCTCGGTGGCAACACCAGCACCCAGGAGGGCGACCAGACCGACGCGACCGCCGACCAGTCGCAGGGCGTCGTGCTGATCGACACCCAGACGACGGCCGGCGAGGCGGCCGGCACCGGCCTCGTCCTCGACTCCTCCGGCGTGGTCCTGACCAACTACCACGTCGTCGAGGGCTCCACGTCGGTCAAGGTCACGATCGCGACGACCGGCGACACCTACGACGCCACCGTCATCGGCCACGACCAGGCCGCCGACGTCGCGCTGCTCCAGCTCAAGGACGCCAGCGGCCTGGCGACCGTCAAGCTCGACGACGACGGCGACCCGGCCGTCTCCGACGACGTCACCGCGGTCGGCAACGCGCAGGGCCAGGGCTTCCTGTCCGCCTCGACCGGGACGGTCGTCGCGCTCGACCAGTCGATCGACACCCAGTCGGAGGGCACGGTCGAGGGCGAGCACCTCACCGGGCTGATC is part of the Nocardioides conyzicola genome and encodes:
- a CDS encoding lyase family protein — translated: MTDLFWPGDERAGSHFSAEDFVGAMLAVEEDWLGRGFSTPVDAEQLALDAEAGGNPVIPLLRILREQHPEAHRGLTSQDVVDSALMRMADSAVATLRRDLRVVTDRLAALASEHRGTPMVARTLTQHAVPTTFGFRIAAWLTAVLDADDDLARLAFPQQLGGAAGTRAAIVELGRESPADVPRWHTTRAPVTRIGDALVGCTDACARIANDVLTLSRPEIGELAEGSGGGSSTMPNKANPVLSVLVRRAALTTPQLAATLHLAAAQQVDDRADGGWHAEWATLRDLVRRTLVAASQTAELVTDLRVDTDRMAATLAAAGDAVLAEQRSITDDPAPTYLGDATAYVDQVVARARRTPEEPS
- the pcaG gene encoding protocatechuate 3,4-dioxygenase subunit alpha, producing the protein MTLAPTPGQTVGPFFGYALPYAGDSELVPPTRPDAIRLHGRVYDGAGDPVPDALIELWQAAPDGSVPQAPGSLHRDGYTFTGWGRAATDRTGHYQFSTLRPGGASPYFAVTVFARGLLDRLLTRAYLPGAAPAQWPSLAARADDRGFVFDIRLQGEGETVFLTHAQD
- the pcaH gene encoding protocatechuate 3,4-dioxygenase subunit beta; protein product: MSELASQADLSAEIEAISKEYGAAGVTETDVRLDYPPYRSSILRHPTKAPQQVDPEGIELWAPVFGQRDVGELEADLTIQHRGEPIGERMVVTGRVTDGDGRPVRHQLVEIWQANAGGRYIHQRDQHPAAIDPNFTGMGRCLTDGDGVYRFTTIKPGPYPWKNHHNAWRPAHIHFSLFGTEFTQRLITQMYFPGDPLFALDPIYQSIVDPAARDRLVATYDHDVTTHEWCTGYRWDIVLTGSHRTPLEEDDA
- a CDS encoding IclR family transcriptional regulator, translating into MAGNSGNPGASVTSRALALLGAFDEHHRRLTLTELAERAELPTPTAHRLVGELVAWGALTRTSTGTYAVGRRLWDLGLLAPVQTGLRELASPYLHDLYGATFATVHLAVRDETEVLYVDRLAGHASVPVVSSIGSRLPLHATGVGKVLLAHAPADVQQRVLADLPRITPYTITQPGLLRRQLGRVVRDGYATTTEEMSLGACSLAVPIRRGPDVVAALGIVVPSLKDRAKLVGAMHVAAHGIGRSLG
- a CDS encoding 4-hydroxybenzoate 3-monooxygenase, with amino-acid sequence MRTQVAIIGAGPSGLLLSHLLAADGVESVVLETRSEEYVAGRIRAGILEQSTVDLLREVGLGERLDREGDPHRGIYLQWPDERHHLDFVDLTGRSVYVYGQTEVQKDLVAASHARGQEVHYEITDTALHDLETDRPSVTFTDRDGVEQRLQADVVVGCDGSFGPSREAVPQAVRRTWEKTYPYSWLGILADVAPSTDELIYAWHPDGFAMHSMRSASVSRLYLQVPNETSIDDWSDDRIWEALATRLGHGQDGWQLTPGPVTDKSVLPMRSFVQQPMRHGRLFLAGDAAHIVPPTGAKGLNLAVADVALLAPALVGLLRKDDHGLADAYSDTALRRVWRCTHFSWWMTTMLHTSGDPFDEQLQLSQLRWVTSSEAGATGLAENYAGLPIGF
- a CDS encoding S1C family serine protease, encoding MTDHDPSSDDTTPIGRIQPETAPPAYDPYGNPYQDPYAAPFQQAAAHPAPATAHRAGWSWRSSLAGAVAGGVIAASIAVPVSWAFAHDSGQTTTADAPAAAPQQPQTVPGEGSGQAPDQGQGGGFGYGAPDGQLGGNTSTQEGDQTDATADQSQGVVLIDTQTTAGEAAGTGLVLDSSGVVLTNYHVVEGSTSVKVTIATTGDTYDATVIGHDQAADVALLQLKDASGLATVKLDDDGDPAVSDDVTAVGNAQGQGFLSASTGTVVALDQSIDTQSEGTVEGEHLTGLIETNAYVVGGYSGGALLDDEGEVVGITSAASSGGQVQSYAVPIDDALDIVQKIEDGTSSGDVQVGPSAYLGIAISQDAAATTGGVVVGQVQSGGAAAQAGIEAGATITAIDGTTITSYDVLRSTLAGYRPGDSVTLRWTDTSGAKHSAQVTLGESPVN